A single window of Aquila chrysaetos chrysaetos chromosome W unlocalized genomic scaffold, bAquChr1.4 W_unloc_7, whole genome shotgun sequence DNA harbors:
- the LOC115337826 gene encoding uncharacterized protein LOC115337826, with protein MGRPMRISFVSVATQTSPLDLRDNVVSCPTKDHGGLLEIRFEIRGLEFVNSDLVGLEGQQSSTLLDCLALLPEVYEVSNSLSLRDKNICPTPVEEENEEEEESSPLGAAARISPLPSTPVARSRDDLPAEGTPVVKIPDKNTACPCCGIVAGKLSGLIEHLKRAHGKKKISFQCARCGRTDVRHHSIACHFPKCKGLVEASPERGWKCEVCEKTFETKIGLGQHKRLVHPVTRNLERISAARPNAGTMRGAHRRCWTEDEVELLRKLDKQYEGQKNINKLIAEHIPTKTTKQISDKRRDLHKSPVKKGKDQAREKHLELKGEYPEEGEHLVCAGSKTEGGLRSCYRKTISEWVTSGKLSILHAMFEQVIEGKEDLTTVTEKATEDCFACLAFKSSELKAGQGRSHQVAQIARPSEPPKEWMKKRAVKRG; from the exons ATGGGTCGGCCGATGCGAATTTCCTTCGTATCGGTGGCCACACAAACAAGTCCTTTGGACTTGCGTGACAATGTGGTCTCTTGTCCCACCAAAGACCACGGGGGATTGCTGGAGATAAGATTTGAAATAAGGGGATTGGAGTTTGTTAATTCTGATCTGGTGGGTTTGGAAGGCCAGCAATCCTCCACTTTGCTTGACTGCCTGGCTTTACTTCCTGAGGTGTATGAGGTATCTAACTCTTTAAGTCTCAGGGACAAGAACATCTGTCCAACTCCAGTGGAGGAAGAGAacgaagaggaggaggagtccTCACCTCTCGGGGCTGCGGCCAGGATCTCCCCATTGCCATCGACTCCGGTCGCGCGATCTCGTGACGATCTCCCAGCGGAGGGTACTCCTGTGGTGAAGATCCCGGACAAGAATACAGCATGTCCGTGTTGCGGTATTGTGGCCGGTAAATTGTCGGGTTTAATTGAACATCTGAAAAGAGcacatgggaagaaaaagatctcATTCCAATGTGCTCGGTGTGGGAGAACTGATGTGAGACACCATAGTATTGCCTGTCATTTTCCTAAGTGCAAGGGGCTTGTGGAAGCCTCTCCCGAGAGGGGTTGGAAGTGtgag gTCTGTGAGAAAACATTCGAAACAAAAATCGGCCTGGGGCAGCATAAGCGCTTGGTCCATCCAGTCACAAGAAATCTTGAGCGGATTTCCGCTGCACGCCCTAATGCAGGTACAATGCGAGGGGCACATCGTCGGTGCTGGACCGAAGATGAGGTAGAATTATTGAGAAAGTTGGATAAACAATATGAGGGGCAGAAAAACATCAACAAATTGATTGCGGAGCATATTCCGACCAAGACGACAAAACAGATAAGTGATAAAAGACGGGACCTTCACAAGAGCCCggtgaagaagggaaaagatcAAGCTCGAGAGAAACATCTAGAATTGAAAGGGGAATACCCTGAAGAAGGGGAACATCTTGTGTGCGCTGGATCGAAGACGGAGGGGGGACTGAGGTCCTGTTACCGAAAGACAATTTCCGAATGGGTAACATCTGGAAAATTGTCCATTCTCCATGCGATGTTTGAGCAGGTGATCGAAGGGAAGGAAGATCTAACAACAGTTACTGAGAAGGCAACGGAAGACTGTTTTGCATGCCTTGCCTTTAAGTCCTCTGAGTTGAAAGCGGGCCAGGGTCGATCGCATCAGGTGGCCCAAATTGCTCGGCCTTCGGAACCACCAAAGGAGTGGATGAAGAAGAGAGCTGTGAAACGGGGTTAG